Proteins encoded within one genomic window of bacterium:
- a CDS encoding ATPase: MNNCVQCLLPESAPGISFDDSGVCNYCRTYKKTKLNGEEALLKILDRQRRRGGKYQCLVPLSGGRDSTFALLKMVRDYGLNALAVNYQNPFTAPEAVRNIQQATEKLGVELVSFGL; encoded by the coding sequence TTGAATAACTGCGTACAGTGTCTTTTGCCGGAGAGCGCGCCGGGCATCAGTTTCGATGATTCCGGGGTCTGCAACTACTGCCGGACATACAAGAAGACCAAGCTTAACGGCGAGGAGGCCCTGCTTAAGATCCTTGACCGCCAGCGCCGCCGGGGCGGAAAGTACCAGTGCCTGGTGCCATTGAGCGGCGGCCGCGACAGCACCTTTGCCCTGCTTAAGATGGTCCGCGATTATGGACTCAACGCCCTGGCGGTAAATTACCAGAATCCGTTCACAGCGCCCGAAGCCGTCCGGAACATCCAGCAGGCCACCGAAAAGCTGGGGGTGGAGTTGGTGAGTTTTGGATTGAA